In Hydrogenimonas thermophila, the DNA window ATCATAGTTCAAGGGCTTCTTCGAGCCTACCTTCGAAAAATATAGCCAGTTGTGAAAGTGTCAGACTCCAGTTACGCATCGGCATTGTCCACTTTTTCTGTGCGTTCTGAATTCCCATATAGAGTAGTTTTAAAAGTGAATTTTCATTTGGAAATGCTCCTTTAGTTTTAGTTAA includes these proteins:
- a CDS encoding transposase, which translates into the protein NKWENLSNYFKYPADIRRIIYTTNIIESVHRQFRKLTKTKGAFPNENSLLKLLYMGIQNAQKKWTMPMRNWSLTLSQLAIFFEGRLEEALEL